One part of the Vanessa cardui chromosome 2, ilVanCard2.1, whole genome shotgun sequence genome encodes these proteins:
- the LOC124537441 gene encoding COMM domain-containing protein 2-like, translating to MIIFLSELQKEHLSLLHQHSTQVLVDFCKLTIDYLNNGMNEKKCGIAAEKLEVPLNVVQNLIYALAYLIVEGCKHNLSEPNFRSSLAIAGFSQEQQQIIVKLHNAKKRELSEALNLLQQKDPSYQDLTWRFEVQVASKNSMDEVKPMVAMDFVLSSPKDFSQGEEEFRHETLKQKSGLSSMKIVSSVQEAKTASQCQHVINHVLLQSDLPNLVHLTNRLEEALKESKSQHVRKVQRAL from the exons atgataatttttttgagtGAATTACAAAAAGAACATTTGAGTTTACTTCATCAACATTCTACTCAAG TTTTGGTTGATTTTTGCAAACTCACCATTGACTATCTAAATAATGggatgaatgaaaaaaaatgtggcATAGCTGCAG AAAAACTGGAGGTTCCGTTAAATGTTGTCCAAAATCTGATTTATGCTTTGGCTTATTTAATTGTGGAAGGATGTAAACATAAT tTGTCAGAGCCAAACTTTAGGTCTTCTCTGGCTATAGCAGGGTTTTCCCAGGAACAACAGCAAATTATAGTGAAATTACATAATGCTAAGAAAAGAGAATTATCAGAAGCATTAAATTTGCTACAACAAAAAGATCCGAGTTATCAAGATCTTACTTGGAGATTTGAAGTacag gtTGCTTCAAAGAATTCTATGGATGAAGTAAAGCCCATGGTTGCCATGGATTTTGTGTTATCGAGTCCTAAAGATTTTAGTCAAGGTGAAGAGGAATTTAGACATGAAACTTTAAAGCAAAAAAGTGGTTTGTCTTCAATGAAAATCGTGTCCTCAGTTCAAGAAGCTAAGACAGCTAGTCAATGTCAGCATGTAATAAACCATGTCCTTCTACAATCTGATCTGCCAAACTTGGTCCACCTCACAAATAGGTTGGAGGAAGCCCTTAAAGAATCTAAAAGCCAACATGTTCGAAAAGTGCAAAGggcattataa
- the LOC124542484 gene encoding AP-3 complex subunit delta — MALKKVKGNFERMFDKNLTDLVRGIRNNKDNEAKYIAQCMEEIKVELRQDNIGVKANAVAKLTYLQMLGYDISWAIFNIIEVMSSNKFTFKRIGYLAASQSFHADSELLMLTTNMIRKDLNAQNQYEAGLALSGLSCFISHDLARDLANDIMTLMSSTKPYLRMKAVLMMYKVFLRYPEALRPAFPKLKEKLEDPDPGVQSAAVNVVCELARKNPKNYLSLAPVFFKLMTTSTNNWMLIKIIKLFGALTPLEPRLGKKLIEPLTNLIHSTTAMSLLYECINTVIAVLISISSGMPGHAASVQLCVQKLRILIEDSDQNLKYLGLLAMSRILKSHPKSVQAHKDLVLACLDDKDESIRLRALGLLYGMVSKKNLMEIVKKLMVHMERAEGTLYRDELLTRMIEICSQNNYQHVVDFEWYITVLAELTEMETSAKHGCMIAAQLTEVGARVAQTRGFAARECAALCARAAASPPRAASREVLYAAAYVLSEYCTEEDVMRESISALTLCASADAGGPHMRARAVCVHAALKLAAKLLRAFELRGDRRSVIAVLHEILAGVRPLLCSEDMEVQERAHNTTALMALLLRRLQPDDPALADHTLVDHEHSNGLGKNENGEINEEESSKSLSGGLIEEIVSLFEGELKPVAPKAQKKVPIPADLDLNQWLSRDRWSSDSSSSEGEEEGTALFTAPQVDSKPVTQFTPEELQMLREARRQEQANNPHYLKDDSPRSYQQDDIPVAEIALEVPLQVQSKRSDKYLITRENSKKAKKEKRPSKKRKNKIERHSSESDSDDGADRVGRPAVAEGGELPDGAAPSDDEQSLHDDPHRALDLDLDLPLREEELLSSRIQQYPLPESGLLIKKKESKKNKSSEKRSSEKSSHKKKVKNSKRNKEIDLMLPEIANNNDLGDNLLIETGEDNAPKDDLTIDDASDKKQREKLKTEKHKKSKKEVKDKDSKKKKTSKKDKHETKIGYEEALGISTPSKEVI, encoded by the exons ATGGCTTTGAAAAAGGTTAAGGGCAACTTTGAAAGAATGTTTGATAAAAATCTCACCGATTTAGTTCGTGGGATCAGAAATAACAAAGATAATGAG GCAAAATATATAGCGCAATGTATGGAAGAAATAAAAGTAGAGTTGCGACAAGACAATATCGGAGTGAAAGCTAACGCTGTCGCAAAACTAACATAT CTACAAATGTTAGGATATGATATATCATGGgcgatatttaatataatagaagTGATGAGTTCtaacaaatttacatttaaacgcATTGGATACTTAGCAGCTAGTCAATCATTTCACGCAGATTCTGAATTGCTTATGCTCACCACAAACATGATAAGAAAAGATCTGAATGCTCAAAATCAATATGAAGCTGGGCTGGCACTCAGTGGCCTTAGTTGTTTCATATCCCATGATTTAGCAAGAGACTTAGCCAATGACATTATGACTCTG atGAGCTCAACTAAGCCATACCTCCGAATGAAAGCTGTTCTAATGATGTACAAGGTATTTTTAAGATATCCTGAAGCCTTAAGACCAGCTTTCcctaaattaaaagaaaaattagaaGATCCAGATCCTG GAGTCCAATCAGCAGCGGTTAATGTTGTCTGTGAATTGGCAAGAAAGAACCCCAAAAACTACCTGTCCTTAGCTCCGGTATTCTTCAAATTAATGACAACATCAACAAATAATTGGATGTTGATTAAAATCATCAAACTG TTTGGTGCCTTAACCCCATTAGAGCCCCGACTTGGCAAGAAACTGATAGAACcattaactaatttaattcataG TACGACAGCCATGTCGCTTCTGTACGAGTGCATCAACACGGTGATAGCGGTTCTCATCAGCATCAGCAGCGGCATGCCGGGACACGCCGCCTCTGTGCAGCTGTGTGTGCAGAAACTAAGAATACTCATTGAAGACAGCGACCAAAACT TAAAGTATCTGGGGCTGCTAGCGATGTCCCGAATACTCAAATCTCATCCGAAGTCCGTGCAAGCTCACAAAGACCTCGTGCTGGCGTGCCTGGACGATAAAGACGAATCTATTAGACTCAGAGCGTTGGGTCTACTGTACGGAATG GTTTCCAAAAAAAATTTGATGGAGATAGTCAAGAAGCTGATGGTGCACATGGAGCGCGCCGAGGGCACGCTGTACCGCGACGAGTTGCTCACGCGCATGATCGAGATCTGCTCGCAGAACAACTACCAGCACGTCGTCGACTTCGAGTGGTACATCACCGTGCTGGCCGAGCTCACCGAGATGGAGACCAGCGCCAAGCACG GCTGCATGATCGCGGCGCAGTTGACGGAGGTGGGCGCGCGCGTGGCGCAGACGCGCGGGTTCGCGGCGCGCGAGTGTGCGGCGCTGTGCGCGCGCGCAGCCGCCtcgccgccgcgcgccgcctcGCGGGAGGTGCTCTACGCCGCCGCCTACGTGCTCAGCGAGTACTGCAC CGAGGAGGACGTGATGCGCGAGTCGATATCGGCGCTGACGCTGTGCGCGAGCGCGGACGCGGGCGGGCCGCACATGCGCGCGCGCGCCGTGTGCGTGCACGCCGCGCTCAAGCTGGCCGCCAAGCTGCTGCGCGCCTTCGAGCTGCGTGGCGACCGACGCTCCGTCATCGCG GTATTGCACGAAATCCTGGCGGGCGTGCGTCCGCTGCTGTGCAGCGAGGACATGGAGGTGCAGGAGCGCGCGCACAACACGACGGCGCTCATGGCGCTGCTGCTGCGACGCCTGCAGCCCGACGACCCCGCGCTGGCCGACCACACGCTCGTCGACCACGAACACAG CAATGGACTAGGAAAAAATGAAAATGGTGAAATTAATGAAGAAGAATCCAGTAAAAGTTTAAGTGGTGGACTTATTGAAGAAATTGTGAGCCTGTTCGAAGGGGAACTCAAACCAGTAGCACCTAAGGCACAGAAAAAAGTACCAATACCAGCTGA CTTAGATCTGAACCAGTGGTTGTCACGTGACCGCTGGTCGTCCGACAGCTCCAGCTCGGAGGGTGAGGAGGAAGGCACGGCGCTTTTCACGGCGCCGCAAGTCGACTCCAAACCCGTCACGCAGTTCACTCCTGAGGAGTTGCAAATG TTGCGTGAGGCGCGCAGACAAGAGCAGGCCAACAATCCGCACTACCTGAAGGACGACTCGCCGCGATCCTACCAGCAGGATGACATACCCGTTGCAGAGATTGCGCTAGAGGTGCCTCTCCAAGTGCAAT CAAAGAGATCTGATAAGTACTTAATTACAAGAGAAAATTCGAAGAAAGCTAAAAAGGAAAAGCGGCCGTCGAAGAAACGAAAGAATAAGATAGAAAGACATTCCTCAGAATCTGATAGTGATG ATGGCGCAGACCGCGTGGGGCGGCCGGCGGTGGCGGAGGGCGGCGAGCTGCCCGACGGCGCGGCGCCCTCCGACGACGAGCAGTCGCTGCACGACGACCCGCACCGCGCGCTCGACCTCGATCTCGACCT gccTTTGCGTGAAGAAGAATTGCTATCATCTAGGATACAGCAGTATCCTTTACCAGAGAGCGGCTTATTGATTAAGAAGAAAGAATCCAAAAAGAATAAATCTTCAGAGAAGAGATCATCAGAAAAATCTTCCCATAAGAAGAAAGTAAAAAATTCTAAGCGTAATAAGGAAATAGACTTAATGTTACCTGAAATTGCGAATAATAATGATCTAGGAGACAATTTACTCATAGAAACTGGGGAAGACAATGCGCCTAAAGACGATCTAACAATCGACGATGCCTCTGATAAAAAACAACGGGAGAAACTTAAGACTGAAAAACACAAGAAGTCAAAGAAAGAAGTAAAAGACAAGGATTCTAAGAAAAAGAAAACTTCTAAAAaag ATAAACACGAAACTAAAATTGGATATGAAGAAGCTTTAGGTATTTCCACGCCTAGCAAAGAAGTTATTTAG